CCTGAAAATAAGTCTTTACCGCACAAGAAACTTACGCTGCCCGGCGAATGTCCTGGCGTATGGTATACCGTGAATTCATGTCCGATCAGATGTAACTTCTGTCCTTCCGCAAGTTCATATTCGGCTGGCTCAAGTGCTATCGGACCGCCGATCTGCGGCCACATTAGTGAACCGTTTAGCTTAGGCGTCGTCAGCCAATCGCTCTCAAGTGCGTGCAAATAAACCGGGCACTTCTTCAGCTTGCGAATCTCATCTACTCCACCAATATGATCGAAATGGGCATGTGTCAGCAGTATTGCTTCAATCTCCAGTCCTTCGATCCTGCGCAAGAGTGGGCCAGAATTCATGCCTGGATCGATGATGATGGCCCTTTTCTCATCTTCTCCCCGCAATAAATAAGCATTTGTCTGCAATGGTCCCAGGGAGAATGTCTCTATTCTCAACATATGATTTAAAACCCGGAGATGAGTGCGCGCAGTTCGGATACGACCGTCGCATTCACTCCGCCCCCTTCCTTATATTTATCAGTCATCTGCTGTCTCACTACACTGATCTTGTCTTGATAATCAAGTGCTTCCCGGTCCGGGTTCTCCTGCTTGAACTGAATCATTAGTGCCTGCACATGCTGTGGACGTGGTCCCCAACTGCCAAGTACATGTCCGCCCGTGTCCGTAAAAATAATAATCGGAACGGAACGTCCCCCCAACGTCAGGAAATGATCCATCGTATCCTCATGCTGTTCAAGGATGAGTACTTCCGTCTCCAGACCGGATTCCTCCAATGCACGGAATACCACTGGCACACTACGGACAACATCGCCGCACCAATCAGCCGCAAGGACCAATATACGCAAGTCATCGCGATAATTCAAACTTTTGAAAAACGCGCGATCCTCTTCATTTATCCAGTTAAAGGCTTCATATCCTGCTGCGAATTCCTCTTTATTCTTCTGCATCCCCTCCATAAACTGCCGGGGGGTAATTCCTTGTCCGAACTTATGTGCCAGATTGATACTCACTTTGCATCTCCTTTCTTTTTGGAAGAACCGAACCACTTAATAAGTACATATACGATAAGTAGAGCGACCGCAACCAGCAGAATTGGCATAATGTATGGGCCCGCCTTCTCATCGACATGCTTCCATTGATCCCCAAGCAGCATCCCC
The window above is part of the Paenibacillus lutimineralis genome. Proteins encoded here:
- a CDS encoding MBL fold metallo-hydrolase; translation: MLRIETFSLGPLQTNAYLLRGEDEKRAIIIDPGMNSGPLLRRIEGLEIEAILLTHAHFDHIGGVDEIRKLKKCPVYLHALESDWLTTPKLNGSLMWPQIGGPIALEPAEYELAEGQKLHLIGHEFTVYHTPGHSPGSVSFLCGKDLFSGDVLFRMGVGRTDLPGGREVDLYNSIRGKLFQFADDVIVYPGHGPKTTIGYERVDNPYLT
- a CDS encoding thioredoxin family protein, translated to MEGMQKNKEEFAAGYEAFNWINEEDRAFFKSLNYRDDLRILVLAADWCGDVVRSVPVVFRALEESGLETEVLILEQHEDTMDHFLTLGGRSVPIIIFTDTGGHVLGSWGPRPQHVQALMIQFKQENPDREALDYQDKISVVRQQMTDKYKEGGGVNATVVSELRALISGF